Proteins encoded by one window of Salvia splendens isolate huo1 chromosome 7, SspV2, whole genome shotgun sequence:
- the LOC121742014 gene encoding magnesium-chelatase subunit ChlI, chloroplastic-like, translating to MAGIIGTSSTAPIFASRPLSSHSSPTPSFSLHPSSGLSSGRKFYGGVALPLKKGRSHLHLSISNVATSPAQEEVQKLTSSKENQRPVYPFAAIVGQDEMKLCLLLNVIDPKIGGVMIMGDRGTGKSTTVRSLVDLLPEIRVVYGDPFNSDPEDAEVQGPEVRDKVMKGEQLPVVSTKINMVDLPLGATEDRVCGTIDIEKALTEGVKAFEPGLLAKANRGILYVDEVNLLDDHLVDVLLDSAASGWNTVEREGISISHPARFILIGSGNPEEGELRPQLLDRFGMHAQVGTVRDAELRVKIVEERARFDKNPKEFRESYIAEQEKLQQQIDSARSALSSVTIDHDLRVKISKVCAELHVDGLRGDIVSNRAAKALAALKGRDKVTAEDIATVIPNCLRHRLRKDPLESIDSGVLVIEKFYEVFG from the exons ATGGCTGGGATTATCGGAACTTCCTCCACTGCACCAATCTTTGCCTCCAGGCCCCTTTCTTCTCACTCGTCACCAACTCCCTCTTTCTCCCTCCACCCCTCTTCTG GGCTAAGTTCAGGGAGGAAATTCTATGGAGGAGTCGCACTCCCCTTGAAGAAAGGGCGCTCTCATTTACATCTCTCTATTTCCAATGTTGCCACTTCTCCCGCTCAAGAAGAG GTTCAGAAGCTAACTTCTTCGAAGGAGAACCAGAGGCCAGTTTATCCATTTGCAGCTATAGTTGGGCAGGATGAGATGAAACTGTGCCTCTTGTTGAATGTGATTGATCCCAAGATAGGAGGGGTGATGATCATGGGTGATAGGGGGACTGGGAAGTCTACCACTGTTAGATCTTTAGTCGATTTACTCCCCGAAATCAGAGTAGTCTATGGGGATCCATTTAACTCGGATCCAGAGGATGCTGAAGTGCAGGGGCCGGAAGTACGTGACAAAGTCATGAAAGGTGAACAGCTCCCTGTTGTTTCCACCAAAATCAATATGGTTGATCTACCTTTGGGTGCCACAGAAGATAGAGTTTGTGGTACAATCGACATTGAGAAAGCTCTTACCGAAGGTGTGAAGGCGTTCGAGCCTGGCCTCCTGGCAAAAGCCAACAGAGGGATTCTGTATGTGGATGAGGTTAATCTTTTGGATGATCATTTAGTGGATGTTCTACTGGACTCTGCTGCCTCGGGTTGGAACACTGTCGAGAGAGAAGGAATCTCAATTTCGCACCCAGCCAGGTTCATACTCATTGGATCTGGAAATCCGGAAGAGGGAGAACTGAGGCCGCAGCTTCTTGACCGTTTTGGGATGCATGCCCAAGTTGGAACAGTGAGGGATGCGGAGCTCAGGGTCAAGATAGTCGAGGAGAGAGCACGATTTGACAAGAATCCTAAAGAATTCCGGGAGTCCTACATCGCAGAGCAAGAGAAACTCCAGCAGCAAATTGACTCAGCCAGGAGTGCCCTTTCCTCCGTTACAATAGATCATGATCTTCGAGTAAAAATCTCCAAGGTCTGCGCTGAGCTCCATGTGGATGGATTGAGAGGTGATATAGTTTCGAATAGGGCAGCAAAAGCATTGGCTGCTCTCAAAGGAAGAGATAAAGTTACAGCAGAGGATATTGCCACTGTCATTCCCAACTGCTTAAGACACCGACTTAGAAAGGATCCTCTAGAGTCAATCGACTCAGGCGTACTCGTGATTGAGAAATTCTACGAAGTTTTTGGCTGA
- the LOC121742315 gene encoding GDSL esterase/lipase At5g45920-like, whose translation MRPKIYLFGDSITEGSFSNGGWGASLANHFARKADVVLRGYSGYNTKWALKVIHKVFPAAGDAPLAVTVFFGANDAALPDRDSGFQHVPLDEYKQNLLAIVAYFKKQWPSARIILITPPPVDDNARLMYPFVEKPLGLPERTNEAACQYAKQCLDVAAECGLPAIPLCEKMQQLPDWKSLLSDGLHLSQKGNKFVFEEVINLLAKEQISLEALPADLPLISEIDPSDPLKSFGN comes from the exons ATGAGGCCCAAGATTTATCTCTTCGGCGACTCAATCACCGAAGGCTCCTTCTCCAACGGCGGATGGGGTGCTTCCCTCGCTAATCACTTCGCTCGCAAG GCGGATGTGGTGTTGAGAGGCTACAGCGGTTACAACACCAAATGGGCTCTCAAGGTTATCCATAAAGTGTTTCCGGCGGCCGGCGACGCTCCGCTGGCGGTGACGGTCTTCTTCGGCGCCAATGATGCCGCGCTACCGGACAGAGACAGCGGCTTTCAGCACGTGCCGCTTGATGAGTACAAGCAGAACCTTCTCGCCATTGTTGCTTATTTCAAG AAGCAATGGCCGTCCGCTCGCATCATCCTCATCACACCTCCTCCAGTCGATGACAATGCACGTCTCAT GTACCCGTTTGTTGAGAAACCTCTTGGGCTTCCGGAGAGGACAAATGAGGCTGCTTGCCAATACGCCAAACAGTGCCTCGACGTTGCAGCTGAATGCGGGCTCCCAGCTATCCCTCTCTGCGAAAAAATGCAGCAACTTCCTGACTGGAAGTCTCTTTTGAG CGATGGCCTGCACCTCAGTCAGAAAGGCAATAAGTTTGTATTCGAGGAAGTGATTAATCTTCTTGCTAAAGAGCAAATAAGTCTCGAGGCGCTACCAGCAGATCTCCCGCTCATCTCTGAGATCGACCCTAGCGATCCGCTCAAGTCATTTGGGAACTAA
- the LOC121741764 gene encoding pyruvate decarboxylase 1-like, which produces MNSSNAICPTAPSSGTLGRHLARRLVQIGATDVFSVPGDFNLTLLDHLIDEPGLNLIGCCNELNAGYAADGHARAKGVGACAVTFTVGGLSVLNAIAGAYSENLPVICIVGGPNSNDYGTNRILHHTIGLPDFSQELRCFQTVTCFQAVVNNLDDAHELIDTAISTALKESKPVYISISCNLPAIPHPTFAREPVPFFLAPKVSNHLGLEAAVEATADFLNKAVKPVIIGGPKLRFSKAQKAFVELADACGYPIAVMPSGKGLVPESHPHFIGTYWGAVSTTFCGEIVESADAYIFLGPIFNDYSSVGYSLLINKEKSVIVQPNRVTIGNGPSFGWVFMTDFLTALAKRLKRNTTAMENYRRIYVPPGIALRRDKDEPLRVNILFKHIQEMLSGNSAVISETGDSWFNCQKLRLPENCGYEFQMQYGSIGWSVGATLGYAQAANDKRVIACIGDGSFQVTAQDISTMIRCGQKSIIFLINNGGYTIEVEIHDGPYNVIKNWDYTGLVDAIHNGEGKCWTAKVKTEDELMEAIATATETHKESLCFIEVFVHKDDTSKELLEWGSRVSAANSRPPNPQ; this is translated from the exons ATGAATTCCAGCAACGCGATTTGCCCCACCGCCCCGTCATCCGGGACTCTAGGCCGGCACCTGGCGCGGCGGCTGGTCCAGATAGGCGCGACGGACGTCTTCTCCGTCCCGGGCGACTTCAACCTCACCCTCCTCGACCACCTCATAGACGAGCCCGGCCTCAACCTGATCGGCTGCTGCAACGAGCTGAACGCCGGGTACGCCGCCGACGGCCATGCCCGGGCAAAGGGAGTCGGCGCCTGCGCCGTCACCTTCACCGTGGGCGGCCTCAGCGTGCTCAACGCCATCGCCGGGGCCTACAGCGAGAACTTGCCTGTCATCTGCATCGTCGGCGGCCCCAACTCCAACGATTACGGAACCAATCGGATCCTGCATCACACCATCGGCCTGCCGGATTTCAGCCAGGAGCTGCGCTGTTTTCAGACCGTCACTTGTTTTCAGGCGGTGGTTAATAACCTTGATGATGCCCATGAGTTGATTGATACCGCCATTTCGACTGCTTTGAAAGAGAGTAAGCCTGTTTATATAAGCATAAGCTGCAATTTGCCTGCCATTCCTCATCCTACTTTTGCCAGAGAGCCTGTCCCATTTTTTCTTGCTCCAAA GGTTAGCAATCATCTTGGTCTTGAAGCAGCAGTGGAAGCAACGGCTGATTTTCTGAATAAAGCAGTGAAGCCAGTGATAATAGGAGGTCCAAAGCTAAGGTTTTCAAAGGCGCAAAAGGCTTTTGTTGAACTCGCAGATGCTTGTGGCTATCCAATAGCCGTGATGCCCTCGGGCAAGGGACTCGTCCCGGAGAGTCATCCGCACTTCATAGGCACCTACTGGGGAGCGGTGAGCACCACCTTCTGTGGCGAGATTGTGGAATCGGCTGATGCATACATCTTCCTCGGCCCTATCTTCAACGACTACAGCTCAGTTGGCTACTCTCTGTTGATCAATAAGGAGAAATCCGTGATCGTGCAGCCCAACCGTGTGACCATAGGCAACGGCCCTTCCTTTGGTTGGGTTTTCATGACTGATTTCCTGACCGCATTGGCCAAGAGGCTGAAGAGAAACACCACGGCTATGGAGAATTACCGCAGGATATATGTCCCTCCCGGCATTGCTTTGAGGCGCGACAAGGATGAGCCATTGAGGGTTAACATCCTCTTCAAGCACATACAG GAAATGCTGAGTGGCAATAGTGCAGTGATATCAGAGACAGGGGATTCATGGTTCAACTGTCAGAAGCTTCGTCTCCCGGAGAATTGTGGGTACGAGTTTCAGATGCAGTATGGATCAATCGGGTGGTCAGTCGGTGCAACTCTTGGCTATGCGCAGGCTGCTAACGATAAGCGCGTCATTGCCTGCATAGGCGATGGAAGTTTCCAG GTGACGGCTCAGGACATATCCACCATGATAAGATGTGGGCAGAAGAGCATCATATTCCTAATCAACAATGGAGGATACACTATTGAAGTCGAGATACACGATGGGCCGTACAATGTGATCAAGAACTGGGACTACACAGGCCTTGTGGATGCTATTCACAATGGAGAAGGCAAATGCTGGACTGCAAAG GTGAAAACGGAGGATGAGTTGATGGAAGCGATAGCAACGGCGACAGAGACGCACAAGGAGTCGCTGTGTTTCATTGAAGTGTTTGTTCACAAGGATGACACAAGCAAAGAATTGCTGGAATGGGGATCTCGTGTCTCTGCTGCTAATAGTCGACCTCCCAATCCTCAATAA
- the LOC121811033 gene encoding GDSL esterase/lipase At1g28590-like, with product MFLALATIIIALIRSTSSQSAAGCYESIVSFGDSLADTGNYPMLFESDSHTPSYALPPYGRTFFHRPTGRCSDGRLVIDFIAQRLGLPLVQPYITGRDRSFSKGVNFAVIGATALDFDFLRNIGFPNTFTNVSLGTQIDWLKQFLATIPDGRKFLQKSLVLMGEIGGNDYNHPIMQGSTFEEMQPLVQLVIHYIGSTIEELIKLGAETLMVPGNLPIGCFPFCLATYKDSSIAQDYDPKTGCLNWLNDFTIYHNQLLQEELSRIRELYPHAVLIYADYYNAAMRFYLSPAEYGFSKDIILSACCGGGGPYNYNGTGKCGIPPARSCDDPASYVSWDGIHLTEAAYRLIALGLLQGPYTIPHITTACPAFNRDDQVYQY from the exons ATGTTTCTTGCACTTGCAACCATAATCATCGCACTAATCCGGTCAACTAGCAGCCAATCCGCGGCTGGATGCTATGAATCCATCGTCAGCTTCGGCGATTCGCTTGCCGATACCGGCAACTATCCAATGCTCTTCGAATCCGACAGCCATACGCCGAGCTATGCTCTGCCGCCTTACGGCCGGACTTTCTTCCACCGCCCCACCGGACGATGCTCCGACGGCCGTCTCGTCATCGACTTCATCG CTCAAAGGTTGGGGCTGCCGTTGGTGCAGCCGTACATTACTGGAAGAGATCGGAGCTTCAGCAAAGGAGTCAATTTTGCGGTTATCGGAGCTACAGCTCTTGATTTTGACTTTTTGAGGAATATTGGATTCCCAAATACTTTTACCAATGTGTCTCTTGGAACTCAAATTGATTGGCTCAAACAATTTTTAGCCACAATTCCAG ATGGGAGAAAGTTTCTGCAAAAGTCTCTGGTTCTGATGGGAGAGATCGGCGGAAACGATTACAACCATCCGATCATGCAAGGGTCGACTTTCGAGGAGATGCAACCGCTTGTTCAACTAGTGATTCACTACATCGGCTCCACCATTGAA GAACTGATTAAGCTTGGTGCTGAGACGTTGATGGTCCCTGGGAATCTACCAATAGGCTGCTTTCCATTTTGTTTAGCAACATATAAGGATAGTAGCATTGCCCAAGACTATGACCCCAAAACAGGATGCCTCAATTGGCTCAACGACTTCACCATCTACCACAACCAGCTCCTCCAGGAGGAACTAAGCCGCATTCGAGAGCTTTATCCTCACGCGGTCCTGATCTACGCGGATTATTACAATGCAGCAATGCGCTTCTATCTCTCACCAGCAGAATACG GATTTTCAAAGGATATTATTCTAAGTGCTTGCTGTGGAGGGGGAGGACCGTACAACTACAACGGAACGGGGAAGTGCGGCATTCCTCCGGCGAGATCATGTGATGATCCGGCTTCATATGTTAGTTGGGATGGCATACACTTGACGGAAGCAGCTTACCGACTCATAGCGCTAGGTTTGCTTCAAGGACCCTACACCATTCCTCATATCACCACTGCTTGTCCTGCCTTCAACAGGGATGATCAAGTTTATCAGTATTAA